In a genomic window of Anaerolineae bacterium:
- a CDS encoding AAA domain-containing protein — MQVIYPFTAIVGQERMKRALILVAIDQRIGGVLIRGERGTAKSTAARALAALLPKVKIIRGCRFGCDPDQPATWCTECRERAAQGENLAEHFEWKPIPFVNLPVSSTEDRVVGTLDIEAAIQKGQRVFEPGVLASANRGILYIDEVNLLDDHVVDLLLDAAAMGVNIVEREGISFSHPARFILIGTMNPEEGDLRPQLLDRFALSVDIRGIQSPEERVQIIERNLAFEADPEGFRRQWLPQEQALSERIAHARELVDKVTYTRHDLLSIASLTAAMGVDGHRADLVILKAARAQAAFEGRLAITDRDIALAAELALPHRLRRNPLEESAVSITQLQEHIQELQGAVAQQETQTTSTAEQNRAEEAKKVPWA; from the coding sequence GGGGCACGGCCAAATCCACGGCCGCGCGCGCTCTGGCCGCTTTGCTCCCCAAAGTCAAAATAATTCGCGGTTGCCGTTTCGGTTGCGACCCCGACCAGCCCGCCACCTGGTGCACCGAATGCCGTGAGCGGGCGGCCCAAGGCGAAAACCTGGCCGAACACTTCGAGTGGAAACCCATCCCCTTCGTCAACCTGCCCGTCTCCTCCACCGAGGATCGGGTGGTGGGTACCCTGGACATCGAAGCCGCCATCCAGAAAGGGCAACGGGTGTTCGAGCCCGGGGTGCTGGCCTCGGCCAACCGCGGCATTCTGTACATCGACGAAGTCAACCTGCTGGACGACCATGTGGTGGACCTGCTGCTGGACGCGGCTGCCATGGGTGTCAACATCGTGGAGCGCGAAGGGATTTCCTTCTCCCATCCCGCGCGATTCATCCTCATCGGCACCATGAACCCCGAAGAAGGCGATCTGCGCCCCCAACTGCTGGACCGCTTCGCCCTCTCGGTAGACATCCGGGGGATTCAAAGCCCCGAAGAACGCGTGCAGATCATCGAGCGCAACCTGGCTTTTGAGGCAGACCCCGAAGGTTTCCGCCGGCAATGGCTCCCCCAGGAGCAGGCCCTTTCGGAGCGCATCGCCCACGCCCGGGAACTGGTGGACAAGGTGACCTACACCCGACACGATTTACTCTCCATCGCCTCGCTCACCGCAGCCATGGGTGTGGACGGCCATCGGGCCGACCTGGTCATCCTCAAAGCAGCCCGCGCTCAGGCGGCCTTTGAAGGCCGCCTGGCCATCACCGACCGCGATATCGCCCTGGCCGCCGAACTGGCCCTGCCCCACCGCCTGCGCCGGAACCCGCTGGAAGAGAGCGCGGTCTCCATCACGCAACTACAGGAGCACATCCAGGAACTGCAGGGCGCCGTGGCCCAGCAGGAAACCCAGACGACCTCCACAGCGGAGCAAAACCGGGCCGAAGAAGCAAAAAAAGTCCCGTGGGCGTGA